The following proteins are encoded in a genomic region of Paenibacillus sp. FSL R7-0273:
- a CDS encoding homocysteine synthase, translating into MSEDRKLSFETLAVHAGQEIDPTTLSRAVPLYQTTSYGFRDAEHAANLFALKEFGNIYTRLMNPTTDVFEQRIAALEGGAGALATASGQAAISFSILNIAGAGDEVVSSASLYGGTYNLFSTTLPKLGIKVNFVDSDNPENFRAAITDKTKALYAETIGNPQGNVLDIEAVAAIAHEHGIPLIVDNTFPSPYLLRPIEHGADIVVHSATKFIGGHGTSIGGIIVDGGKFDWKASGKFPGLTEPDPSYHGLVYTEALGPVAYIIKARVQLLRDLGAAISPFNSWLLLQGLETLHLRLERHSQNALKVAQFLESHEDVEWVSYAGLPSHPSYSLAQKYLPKGQGAILTFGIKGGADAGVKLIENVKLFSHLANVGDSKSLIIHPASTTHQQLSAEEQAAAGVKPELLRLSIGTEAIDDILHDLQQAIAASQQQAE; encoded by the coding sequence ATGTCAGAAGACCGCAAGCTGTCGTTCGAAACCTTGGCTGTTCATGCCGGCCAGGAGATTGACCCTACCACATTATCGCGTGCAGTACCGCTGTATCAGACTACCTCCTATGGCTTCCGGGATGCCGAGCATGCCGCCAATCTGTTCGCGCTGAAGGAATTCGGCAATATCTATACCCGTCTGATGAATCCGACTACTGATGTGTTTGAGCAGCGGATTGCTGCGCTTGAAGGCGGTGCAGGTGCGCTCGCGACGGCTTCCGGCCAGGCGGCTATTTCTTTCTCGATTTTGAATATTGCCGGTGCAGGCGATGAGGTTGTATCTTCAGCAAGTCTGTATGGCGGAACTTATAATCTGTTTTCAACCACGCTGCCTAAGCTGGGGATTAAAGTGAATTTCGTAGATTCGGATAACCCGGAAAACTTCCGCGCGGCCATTACGGATAAAACCAAGGCGCTTTATGCTGAGACAATCGGTAATCCGCAGGGGAATGTGCTGGATATTGAGGCTGTCGCAGCGATTGCCCATGAGCATGGGATTCCGCTGATTGTTGACAATACCTTCCCTAGTCCGTACCTGCTGCGTCCGATTGAGCACGGCGCGGATATCGTGGTTCATTCAGCCACCAAATTTATCGGCGGACACGGCACCTCGATCGGAGGCATTATCGTTGACGGGGGTAAATTTGACTGGAAGGCAAGCGGTAAATTTCCCGGTCTGACCGAGCCGGACCCGAGCTATCACGGTCTTGTGTATACCGAAGCGCTGGGACCGGTCGCCTATATTATCAAAGCCCGCGTTCAGCTGCTGCGTGATCTGGGGGCGGCGATTTCACCATTCAACTCCTGGCTGCTGCTGCAGGGGCTGGAAACTCTGCATCTGCGGCTGGAACGCCACAGCCAGAATGCGCTCAAGGTGGCGCAGTTCCTGGAGAGTCATGAAGATGTAGAGTGGGTCAGCTATGCCGGCCTGCCGAGCCATCCTTCCTATAGTCTTGCGCAGAAATATCTGCCTAAAGGCCAAGGAGCCATCCTAACCTTCGGCATTAAGGGCGGGGCTGACGCCGGTGTTAAGCTGATCGAGAATGTGAAGCTGTTCTCCCACCTGGCAAATGTCGGTGATTCCAAGTCGCTGATTATTCATCCTGCGAGTACGACCCACCAGCAGCTATCTGCTGAAGAGCAGGCTGCCGCAGGCGTTAAGCCGGAGCTTCTGCGCCTGTCCATCGGCACGGAAGCGATTGATGATATTCTGCATGATCTGCAGCAGGCGATTGCCGCAAGCCAGCAGCAGGCGGAATAG
- a CDS encoding GNAT family N-acetyltransferase has product MEGKLAFPELETERLYIRVLKESDSTAVFRHFADEEVTRYMDIPPCRDIAEAVEIIRFHTEDSGCRWGLFDKATGQLAGTCGYHCWVTGEPSKAEIGYDLSSAWWGQGLMTEAITPVIRVGFELMGLELIEATADPANVRSARLLERLGFQRKEELVDGLVYYFLPGPPEGE; this is encoded by the coding sequence ATGGAGGGGAAGCTTGCTTTTCCGGAGCTGGAGACGGAGCGTTTATACATAAGGGTGTTAAAAGAAAGCGACAGCACAGCTGTATTCCGGCATTTTGCGGATGAAGAGGTTACGCGGTACATGGACATTCCTCCATGCAGGGATATCGCAGAGGCTGTTGAGATTATCCGGTTTCACACCGAGGATTCCGGCTGCCGCTGGGGACTTTTCGATAAGGCAACCGGACAGCTGGCAGGAACCTGCGGTTATCACTGCTGGGTAACGGGAGAACCGTCCAAGGCGGAAATCGGCTACGATCTGTCCAGCGCCTGGTGGGGCCAGGGGCTGATGACAGAGGCGATTACACCGGTTATCCGGGTTGGCTTTGAGCTGATGGGGCTGGAGCTGATTGAGGCCACCGCCGATCCGGCCAACGTGCGCTCTGCCCGGCTGCTGGAGCGGCTGGGTTTTCAGCGTAAGGAGGAGCTGGTGGACGGCCTGGTGTATTACTTTTTGCCGGGGCCGCCGGAAGGAGAATAG
- the deoC gene encoding deoxyribose-phosphate aldolase yields MSDNTISRIIDHTLLKADARKDDIIKLAEEAKAYKFASVCVNPAWVATAHEVLKDTPEVKVCTVIGFPLGASTPETKAFETSNAIENGAGEVDMVINIGALKDGDNELVRRDIAAVVEAARGKALTKVIIETCLLSDEEKVRACKLAVEAGADFVKTSTGFSTGGATKEDIALMRATVGPDIGVKASGGVRSSEDALIMIGAGATRIGTSGGVAIAKGEQSQSSY; encoded by the coding sequence ATGAGTGACAACACAATATCCCGGATCATAGATCATACGCTGCTTAAAGCGGATGCCCGTAAGGATGATATTATCAAGCTGGCGGAAGAGGCCAAAGCCTACAAGTTTGCCTCTGTCTGCGTCAACCCGGCGTGGGTAGCAACAGCCCATGAAGTGCTGAAGGATACCCCTGAAGTTAAGGTATGTACCGTTATCGGCTTCCCGCTGGGCGCCTCCACTCCGGAAACCAAGGCTTTTGAAACCTCGAATGCTATTGAGAACGGTGCCGGAGAGGTGGACATGGTGATTAACATCGGCGCGTTAAAAGACGGCGATAACGAGCTGGTGCGCCGCGATATCGCAGCTGTTGTAGAAGCGGCCCGCGGTAAAGCGCTGACCAAGGTCATCATCGAGACCTGTCTTCTGAGCGATGAGGAGAAAGTACGTGCCTGCAAGCTTGCTGTAGAAGCCGGCGCAGATTTCGTGAAGACCTCGACAGGCTTCTCCACAGGCGGCGCAACAAAGGAAGATATCGCCCTGATGCGCGCAACCGTAGGCCCTGACATCGGCGTCAAAGCTTCCGGCGGCGTACGCAGCAGCGAAGACGCGCTGATCATGATCGGTGCAGGAGCAACCCGTATCGGTACAAGCGGCGGCGTAGCTATTGCCAAAGGCGAGCAAAGCCAGAGCAGCTACTAA
- a CDS encoding 3-oxoacyl-[acyl-carrier-protein] synthase III C-terminal domain-containing protein, with amino-acid sequence MEHTGDNIRIRNAAYYHPQHVVDNDYYLEHFAALGKDIKRFLEVMGREQRYIINNSHENALTMGYEAAAKALAEAGLQGEDLDMIVFASQTPEYTYPTNALLLHHRLSGKHRTITMDSNANCAGMVTAVEQASRYMQANRSVRYALIVGSDYSSINCRTDDEITYANFGDAAAAVILERTPEASGFMDSLYYTDSGLWEGITFPACGLSGIYRDGLTPEDIRLRWIPFDGSVCVGAAIHDIKELLDRHGLAAGDISAFCLSQFSLKNIELIREGLGLEAEASAGKFIYVGGEFGYTATSSPFIAFQRGVEEGSIQRGDYVIFWSVGAGWQIPTMLYQY; translated from the coding sequence ATGGAACATACCGGAGACAATATCAGAATTCGCAATGCCGCCTATTATCATCCGCAGCATGTCGTAGACAATGATTATTACTTGGAGCACTTTGCCGCCCTCGGCAAGGATATCAAGAGGTTTCTGGAAGTGATGGGCCGTGAGCAGCGTTACATTATTAATAACAGCCATGAGAATGCGCTGACCATGGGCTATGAGGCTGCGGCCAAGGCACTTGCGGAGGCCGGACTGCAGGGTGAGGATCTCGATATGATCGTATTCGCTTCGCAGACACCGGAATATACATATCCGACAAATGCACTGCTGCTGCATCACCGGCTCAGCGGCAAGCACCGCACCATCACAATGGACAGCAATGCCAACTGTGCTGGGATGGTGACCGCAGTGGAGCAGGCCAGCCGTTATATGCAGGCCAACCGCAGCGTCCGCTATGCGCTGATTGTCGGCAGCGACTACAGCTCCATTAACTGCAGGACAGACGACGAGATTACATACGCCAACTTCGGTGATGCTGCAGCCGCTGTGATTCTGGAGCGGACACCTGAGGCTTCGGGCTTCATGGACTCGCTGTATTATACCGATTCTGGGCTCTGGGAGGGCATTACTTTTCCGGCGTGCGGGCTGTCGGGCATTTACCGGGACGGCCTAACGCCGGAGGATATCAGGCTCCGCTGGATTCCTTTTGACGGCTCGGTATGTGTCGGTGCAGCCATTCATGATATTAAGGAGCTGCTGGACCGCCACGGTCTTGCTGCCGGGGATATTTCGGCGTTCTGCCTGTCCCAGTTTTCACTAAAGAACATCGAGCTGATCCGTGAAGGGCTTGGCCTGGAAGCAGAAGCATCTGCCGGCAAGTTCATCTATGTAGGCGGAGAGTTTGGCTATACGGCAACGAGCAGCCCGTTTATCGCTTTTCAGCGCGGGGTGGAGGAAGGCAGCATTCAGCGCGGGGATTATGTTATCTTCTGGTCTGTAGGAGCCGGCTGGCAGATCCCTACTATGCTCTATCAGTACTAG
- a CDS encoding SulP family inorganic anion transporter has translation MLKYNQLNNGWFSNTRSDVLSGMTVAIALIPEAIAFSILAGVSPMVGLYASFCIAVVTAIAGGRPGMISAATGAMALLVGSLVLNHGIEYLFAATVLCGIIQILMGLLKLGRFITFLPQPVMTGFVNALAILIFMAQLVHFEGQGWVMYALVALTLVIIYIVPRFTKAVPSALVAIIIVSVLSIVLDLDVNRVGDMGEITSALPLFHIPQLPLTLDMLLTILPYSLSLAVVGLLESLMTATLIDDITGTPSDKNREAKGQGLANIVTGFFGGMAGCAMIGQSMVNMKSGGRTRLSTFVSGVFLLILILVLGDVVKQIPMGALVGVMIMVCISTFEWSSLTSLIRVPRADALVMIVTVVTVVATDNLSIGVLFGVLLSALSFAWKIASISLNTHTSGNTVTYTVTGQLFFGTTSHFVHEFNYEGDPQKVVIDFAHSHVWDQSGAGAIAKVISKYEALGKKVTITGLNEQSTQLIDRIGPGVSGGHA, from the coding sequence ATTTTGAAGTACAATCAATTGAATAACGGCTGGTTTTCCAATACCCGCAGTGATGTTCTGTCCGGTATGACGGTGGCGATCGCGCTGATCCCTGAAGCGATCGCTTTTTCGATTCTGGCCGGAGTCAGCCCGATGGTCGGACTCTACGCCTCTTTTTGCATTGCGGTGGTTACTGCAATTGCCGGAGGGCGGCCGGGAATGATCTCGGCGGCGACCGGAGCGATGGCGCTGCTGGTCGGCAGTCTGGTGCTGAATCACGGCATCGAGTATCTGTTCGCGGCAACGGTTCTCTGCGGCATCATTCAGATTCTGATGGGCCTGCTGAAGCTCGGCAGATTCATCACCTTCCTTCCGCAGCCGGTCATGACCGGCTTCGTTAACGCGCTGGCCATTCTGATCTTTATGGCGCAGCTGGTGCATTTTGAAGGACAGGGCTGGGTGATGTATGCGCTTGTAGCGTTGACCCTGGTTATTATCTATATCGTTCCGCGCTTCACCAAGGCTGTACCGTCAGCACTTGTAGCCATCATTATCGTGTCGGTGCTCAGTATCGTGCTTGACCTTGATGTTAACCGGGTCGGAGATATGGGCGAGATTACCTCGGCCCTGCCGCTGTTCCATATCCCGCAGCTGCCGCTTACGCTGGACATGCTGCTGACTATTCTGCCGTATTCCTTGTCCCTGGCCGTAGTCGGGCTGCTGGAGTCACTGATGACAGCAACGCTGATTGACGATATCACAGGTACTCCGAGTGACAAGAACCGCGAGGCCAAGGGCCAGGGGCTGGCGAATATCGTCACCGGCTTCTTCGGCGGTATGGCAGGCTGTGCGATGATCGGCCAGTCAATGGTCAACATGAAATCCGGCGGGCGGACCCGGCTGTCCACCTTTGTATCGGGTGTTTTCCTGCTGATCCTGATTCTCGTGCTGGGGGATGTGGTCAAGCAGATTCCAATGGGGGCTTTGGTCGGCGTCATGATTATGGTCTGCATCAGCACCTTTGAGTGGAGCTCTTTAACGTCGCTGATCCGGGTTCCCCGTGCAGATGCACTGGTCATGATTGTGACAGTAGTAACAGTAGTGGCTACAGACAATTTGTCGATCGGCGTTCTGTTCGGTGTTCTGCTCAGCGCATTGTCCTTTGCCTGGAAAATCGCCTCGATCAGCCTGAACACTCATACATCGGGGAATACCGTTACTTATACCGTTACTGGGCAGCTGTTCTTCGGAACAACCAGCCACTTTGTCCATGAATTCAACTATGAGGGCGACCCCCAGAAGGTTGTCATCGACTTTGCCCATTCCCATGTATGGGATCAGTCCGGCGCAGGTGCTATTGCCAAGGTAATCAGCAAATATGAGGCGCTCGGCAAAAAAGTAACCATCACCGGATTAAATGAGCAAAGCACACAGCTCATTGACCGGATCGGGCCCGGTGTGTCCGGCGGGCATGCTTAA
- a CDS encoding bifunctional 3-deoxy-7-phosphoheptulonate synthase/chorismate mutase yields MTNVELDELRARLDGINGQLLELISERAQIVQEIGVVKEKQGVPKFDPEREKAMLEKLVASNKGPFTAGTIRSLFKQIFAASLDLQSAEHKKSLLVSRKTHKEDTVIVLPGDVAIGGLSSVMVAGPCSVESEQQTRTVAAALQKAGIKVMRGGAFKPRTSPYDFQGLGMDGLRILREAADEYGLLTISEIVDPAHLEPALDYVDIIQIGARNMQNFELLKAAGELNKPVLLKRGLAATMEEFLHAAEYIMSRGNMQVMLIERGIRTYEKWTRNTLDISAVPILKQESHLPVLVDVTHSTGRKDILIPCAKAALAAGADGIMVEVHPDPATALSDAAQQLNIEEFNTFYSEVKASGLFR; encoded by the coding sequence ATGACTAACGTGGAATTGGATGAGCTGAGAGCACGCCTGGACGGAATTAACGGACAGCTGCTGGAGCTGATCTCGGAGCGTGCGCAGATCGTACAGGAAATTGGAGTAGTAAAAGAAAAGCAGGGCGTGCCGAAATTTGATCCGGAACGTGAAAAAGCGATGCTGGAGAAGCTTGTAGCGAGCAATAAAGGACCTTTCACCGCGGGAACGATCCGCAGCCTCTTCAAACAGATTTTCGCTGCTTCTCTGGATCTGCAGTCTGCCGAGCACAAGAAAAGCCTGCTCGTCAGCCGGAAAACCCACAAGGAGGACACGGTAATCGTCCTGCCGGGAGATGTTGCAATCGGCGGCCTGTCGTCTGTAATGGTTGCCGGGCCCTGCTCTGTTGAGAGTGAGCAGCAGACCCGCACGGTTGCCGCAGCCCTGCAGAAGGCCGGAATCAAGGTTATGCGCGGCGGTGCCTTCAAGCCCCGGACCTCACCTTATGATTTCCAGGGCCTTGGCATGGACGGACTTCGTATCCTCCGCGAAGCAGCCGATGAATACGGCCTGCTGACGATCAGTGAAATCGTGGATCCGGCCCATCTGGAGCCGGCGCTGGATTATGTGGATATTATCCAGATCGGCGCGCGCAACATGCAGAATTTCGAGCTGCTCAAAGCTGCCGGCGAGCTGAACAAGCCGGTGCTGCTGAAGCGCGGTCTTGCAGCAACCATGGAGGAATTCCTCCATGCGGCCGAATACATCATGTCACGCGGCAACATGCAGGTCATGCTGATCGAGCGCGGTATCCGCACCTACGAGAAGTGGACGCGTAATACGCTTGATATCTCTGCCGTACCGATTCTCAAGCAGGAGAGCCATCTGCCGGTGCTGGTTGATGTGACCCACTCGACCGGACGCAAGGACATCCTGATCCCTTGTGCAAAGGCTGCACTGGCTGCCGGCGCTGACGGCATCATGGTCGAGGTGCATCCCGACCCGGCTACTGCACTCTCTGATGCGGCGCAGCAGCTGAACATCGAGGAGTTCAACACCTTCTACAGTGAGGTTAAGGCTTCCGGGCTGTTCCGTTAA
- a CDS encoding PAS domain-containing hybrid sensor histidine kinase/response regulator: MARYHPEALSSLGQAYQAGTVGAAFLSLEHKWTSVSPEVASLLGYMEEQLLGQDFRELLSSDYVEFYSGVTGALNAGGVPFFEGGIRVLHARGEEVPLLLRTMLVREPSTGAALFYAIHLTEQRGEPAVSPGSAPEDELYRLIALNIRDIVYYATPDRICRYCSPSVLEVLGYEPAQLIGQDINSLVHPEDLTMLSAPQAEDIRRLQLRVLHAEGHYVWIEFMLRALEEQRYPGILAVGRDITERKNVEQKLQESIERYTSLKKYNHDAIISLDLSGNIINGNEQACQLTGYTIPELAGMNAGRIIGEQHLQEVLGYNGVNHSGERNNDLVWHKDGHSVEVLTSVAPIIINKAKVGFYIIVKDITEQKKLLIAKETAESTNRAKSEFLAMMSHEIRTPMNGVLGMTDLLLDISEPGSMQREYLEIIRQSGDTLLSIINDILDFSKNEAGKTELHEQSFVLKECIDSVLELLLRKAEVKGLAMAVYIKPDVPGTVIGDSERLKQVLFNLVGNAVKFTYTGGVTVRVSLLEQQEGQVRLQFSVADTGIGIPEHSRSRLFEPFVQLDHSMGHRHEGTGLGLAIARQLVELMGGSICLNTSVKQGAVFDFTVKLRLPSGLPAEQGSALTAGSGQVNRVLRILVAEDNEINQIVLRKILEKRGYSVEVVGDGLQVVQMAGTAEYDLIFMDVQMPGMNGLEATRVIRQTLSPERQPVIIAVTANALKGDREHCLEAGMDEYISKPLRSEAVTSLISRFFSDAEGAKYLVERE; encoded by the coding sequence ATGGCGAGATATCATCCAGAAGCGCTTTCCTCCCTGGGGCAAGCGTATCAGGCGGGTACTGTCGGAGCAGCCTTTCTCTCTCTTGAGCACAAATGGACAAGCGTCAGTCCGGAAGTAGCCTCACTGCTGGGGTACATGGAGGAGCAGCTGCTGGGGCAGGATTTCAGGGAGCTTTTATCGAGTGATTATGTGGAGTTTTATAGCGGGGTAACGGGGGCTCTGAACGCAGGCGGGGTTCCCTTTTTTGAAGGCGGAATCCGGGTGCTTCACGCTCGCGGGGAGGAAGTCCCGCTGCTGCTGCGGACCATGCTTGTAAGGGAGCCGTCCACAGGCGCTGCGCTTTTTTATGCTATCCATCTGACGGAGCAAAGAGGTGAACCGGCTGTATCCCCCGGCTCTGCTCCAGAGGACGAGCTGTACCGGCTGATTGCGCTCAATATCAGGGACATTGTGTACTATGCGACACCGGACCGGATCTGCAGGTATTGCTCACCTTCTGTCCTGGAGGTGCTGGGCTATGAGCCTGCGCAGCTGATAGGGCAGGATATAAACAGCCTGGTGCATCCGGAGGACCTGACAATGCTCAGCGCCCCGCAGGCGGAGGACATACGGAGATTACAGCTGCGTGTTCTTCATGCGGAGGGGCATTACGTATGGATCGAATTTATGCTGCGTGCACTGGAGGAGCAGCGGTATCCGGGGATACTCGCTGTGGGCCGGGACATCACAGAACGCAAAAATGTTGAGCAGAAGCTGCAGGAATCCATAGAACGCTATACCTCACTAAAAAAATACAACCATGATGCGATCATCTCTCTGGATCTTTCAGGCAATATCATCAACGGCAATGAGCAGGCCTGCCAGCTGACAGGCTATACCATTCCTGAACTGGCAGGCATGAATGCAGGCCGGATTATCGGGGAGCAGCATCTGCAGGAGGTACTCGGCTACAACGGAGTCAATCACAGCGGGGAGCGGAATAACGACCTTGTCTGGCATAAAGACGGCCACAGTGTCGAAGTGCTGACTTCGGTTGCTCCAATTATCATTAACAAAGCCAAGGTAGGATTCTATATTATTGTTAAGGATATTACCGAACAGAAAAAGCTGCTGATTGCCAAGGAGACGGCGGAGAGTACAAACCGGGCCAAGAGTGAATTCCTGGCCATGATGAGCCACGAAATCCGGACTCCGATGAACGGGGTGCTCGGAATGACAGACTTGCTGCTTGATATCAGCGAGCCGGGCTCAATGCAGCGGGAGTACCTGGAAATTATCCGGCAGAGCGGCGACACTCTTCTGAGTATCATTAACGATATTCTGGATTTCTCCAAGAATGAAGCAGGCAAAACAGAGCTCCATGAGCAGTCATTTGTACTTAAAGAATGCATAGACTCTGTGCTTGAGCTGCTGCTGCGCAAAGCAGAGGTCAAGGGCCTGGCCATGGCGGTATATATCAAGCCGGATGTGCCCGGGACCGTAATCGGGGACAGTGAGCGGCTGAAGCAGGTGCTGTTCAATCTGGTTGGCAACGCTGTGAAATTCACCTACACCGGCGGGGTAACGGTGAGGGTCTCCCTGCTGGAGCAGCAGGAGGGGCAGGTCAGGCTGCAGTTCAGCGTGGCTGATACCGGCATAGGCATCCCCGAGCATTCCCGGAGCAGGCTGTTCGAGCCGTTTGTCCAGCTTGATCATTCCATGGGCCACAGGCATGAAGGAACGGGTCTGGGGCTGGCAATTGCGAGACAGCTGGTTGAGCTGATGGGAGGCTCCATCTGTCTGAATACCAGCGTGAAGCAGGGGGCCGTGTTTGATTTCACAGTTAAGCTGCGTTTGCCAAGCGGCCTGCCCGCTGAGCAGGGAAGTGCATTAACTGCAGGTTCAGGCCAGGTAAACCGGGTTCTGCGGATTCTGGTCGCTGAGGACAACGAGATTAATCAGATCGTCCTCCGTAAAATCCTGGAGAAGCGCGGCTACTCTGTCGAGGTTGTGGGCGACGGCCTGCAGGTGGTGCAGATGGCGGGTACAGCGGAATATGATCTGATCTTTATGGATGTGCAGATGCCGGGTATGAACGGGCTGGAGGCTACCAGAGTAATCAGACAGACGCTTTCTCCGGAGCGGCAGCCGGTAATCATAGCGGTTACGGCGAATGCACTTAAGGGAGACCGGGAGCATTGCCTTGAGGCGGGGATGGATGAATATATCAGCAAGCCGCTGCGCAGTGAGGCTGTAACGAGCCTCATATCCAGATTTTTCAGTGATGCAGAGGGAGCGAAATATCTGGTTGAACGGGAATAA